One window of the Eucalyptus grandis isolate ANBG69807.140 chromosome 6, ASM1654582v1, whole genome shotgun sequence genome contains the following:
- the LOC120294382 gene encoding uncharacterized mitochondrial protein AtMg00810-like, producing MDVHNVFLHGDLDEEIYMDIPQGLHRQGETRVCRLCKSLYGLKQASRQWYAKFTAALTNVGFEHSKYDYALFTRTTKDSSIYLLIYVDDILVMGNNDSDVAKFKRYLHSTFHIKDLGPPKYFLGIEIARSNEGICLNQRKFILEIVSEAGLSGCKPTVILVEQNVKLTTHEYDISSPSTIKDSVLKDPSEYQRLVGKLIYLTTTRPDISYAVQILSQFMHMPKQSHMDAALKVVKYLKGCPGLGILLSRDCNMKMTVFCDTDYVTCPMTKRSITGFCIKLGKSLISWKTKKQSTISLSSAESKYRAMAKVTCEIVWIR from the coding sequence ATGGATGTGCATAATGTCTTTCTCCACGGTGAtctagatgaagaaatctacatggatattcctcaaggaTTACACAGACAGGGGGAAACTCGGGTATGTCGTCTTTGCAAATCCTTATATGGATTGAAACAAgcatctagacaatggtatgccaagttcactGCTGCACTAACCAATGTAGGTTTTGAGCATTCTAAGTATGATTATGCCTTGTTTACACGTACAACAAAAGACtcatcaatttatttgttgATATACGTCGATGACATACTTGTCATGGGAAATAATGATTCTGATGTTGCCAAGTTCAAGAGGTATTTGCACTCCACTTTTCACATCAAAGATTTGGgaccaccaaaatattttctcggcATCGAGATTGCTCGATCcaatgaaggaatttgcctCAATCAAAGGAAGTTCATCTTGGAGATTGTTTCTGAAGCGGGTTTATCGGGATGTAAACCAACAGTCATCCTAGTCGAGCAGAATGTCAAGTTGACGACGCATGAATATGACATTAGTTCCCCTTCAACCATTAAGGACTCAGTGCTTAAAGATCCTTCTGAATATCAGCGACTTGTCGGAAAGTTAATATATCTTACAAcgacaagacctgacatatcgTATGCCGTACAAATACTCAGTCAGTTCATGCATATGCCAAAGCAATCACATATGGATGCGGCGTTGAAGGTTGTGAAGTATTTGAAAGGATGTCCAGGCCTTGGTATACTTCTATCTCGTGATTGCAATATGAAGATGACAGTTTTTTGTGACACAGATTATGTCACTTGTCCAATGACCAAAAGATCTATTACTGGTTTTTGCATAAAGCTAGGAAAGTCATTGATTTcttggaagacaaagaagcagtcAACTATCTCACTATCATCTGCAGAATCGAAGTATCGGGCTATGGCAAAGGTTACCTGTGAAATAGTCTGGATACGATGA